The DNA window ATTATGGGAGCATGAAAACAAAGATGGTAAGATGTTCGGTTTTACTGAGAATTATGTTAGGGTTCAGAAAGACTTTGATCCTTCCTCTGTCAATCAGATCGAGTTTCTCAAACTGGAAAAAATTGAAGCTGACGGCACAGTATCCGTCATGAGTTCTTTTGAAACGTTTCTTGAAAAAATATAAGAGGAATACTATAGGTGCTTCAATTCTTAGGCCCGGACTAACATTCAGTTACCTTCGACGGTGATCTTCTGGATATTTTAAATAGTATTACTCGCCATCAGTAATATATTGCGATAGACAAACTACCCAGGAATTTGCTTTGGCGCTCAGGATTTACGGAATTTATGATACTCCCATAAAGTTTTTTTTCTTTATTAAAATTAAAACTCGTCACTGGATTTTCAACGAAAAAACTCAAAAGTCTTTACCATGTACATTAATAGATCCGGAGAATATATCTTTCGTGTATCATTATTCTGATTTTCTTGGGATGTGGTAGGCATTTTGCAGCAATCTTTAGAAAATAAAAATCCAAGTGATATGAGAGACAAGTTTTTGTTGTGGGGCGCAATTATTGTAGCCATTGCCTGGGCCGTTGCATTCTTAATCAGAGCAGACTGGTGGATTCCTTTTTTTCTCACCATTATCTATGCGATTGGGGTATATAATGTAACTCAAACCAAGCATGCTATTTTAAGGAATTTTCCGGTACTGGGATACTTCAGGTATTTTTTTGAAAGTATTTCCCCGGAAATGCAGCAGTATTTTATTGAAAGGGAGACAGACGGGAAACCTTTCCCCCGCAATCAGCGTTCTGCAGTTTACCGCCGGGCAAAAAATCTTGGTGATACTGTTCCTTTTGGAACCCAGCTGGAAGTAAACCATAGGAAATATGAAGGCATCAAGCATTCCATCTATGCTAAAATGCCGTCCGAAGAGCTCCCCAGAGTATGGGTAGGAGGCGAACAATGTACACAGCCTTACCATGCCTCTTTACTGAATATTTCAGCAATGAGTTTTGGGGCTTTGAGCGACCGGGCACAGATTGCACTGAACCGGGGAGCAAAAAAAGGAAATTTTTATCATAATACCGGTGAAGGAGGAATTTCGCCTTATCATATGGAAGGTGGGGATCTCTGCTGGCAGATCGGAACAGGATACTTCGGATGCAGGGATGATGAAGGGGAATTCAATCCTGACCTCTTTAAAAAATATTCCACACTACCGAATGTAAAAATGATTGAGATTAAGTTATCTCAGGGTGCCAAACCGGGTCATGGGGGTGTTTTACCCGGAGTGAAAAATACTCCGGAAATTGCTAAAATCCGTCATGTAACCCCGGGAATTACCGTTCTTTCTCCTCCTGCGCATTCAGCTTTTTCCGATGCTGCAGGTTTACTGAGGTTTGTTCACCAGCTGCGTGACCTTTCAGGAGGTAAGCCGGTAGGTTTTAAACTCTGTATAGGAGACACCAAAGAATTTGAAGATATCTGTGTTCAGATGAATGTTTTAAAGATTTATCCGGATTTTATTACTGTCGATGGTGCTGAAGGAGGAACAGGTGCAGCGCCTCCTGAATTTTCAGATGGTGTCGGAATGCCTTTGGAACCGGCATTAATTTATGTAAATAAAATTCTCAGCCGCTATAATGTAAGGAAAAAACTTAGGGTAATAGCCAGCGGAAAAGTACTAACCAGCCTGGATATTTTAAGAGCTGTTGCCATGGGGGCCGATATGTGTAACAATGCAAGAGGGTTCATGTTTTCACTGGGCTGCATTCAGGCATTGCGCTGTAATAATAATAAATGTCCTACCGGAGTGGCGACGCAGGACAAAATGTTGATTAAAGGACTTGATGTTACCGATAAAAGTGAGCGGGTATACCATTTTCACAAAAATACGCTTCATACATGCAATGAACTTATTGCAGCGGCAGGAAGAAGCTCATATGAGGAGGTAGATGCCAATATGTTTATGCGAGGCGATGAATTTGACCATCTTTCTGACCTGTTTTTTCCTGATGTATTGGGAAATGTAAGGCAGCATGCGAAATACTAAATAAAAAAAACGCTTCAGAAATCCCTGAAGCGTTTTATGTTGTTTCTATTACTGGTTACTTGCTGGCCGAGGAGTGACAGCATTATACAGCTGGAAATTAAATACAAAACATCTGTTCTGTAACGATGTCCCGACATAATTATAATGGACGTCCCTGCCAAAAGCAGCTTTGGAAGGAACTATGATTACTCCCTGAAGATTATATCCTTCACCATCCGGTTTGTTATCAAAGGATTTGAAATATTTGATTCCTTCCTGAAATCCTTCTATTTCATAATAGCTTCTTTGCTTTGCTGCATCAGAAGTGGCATTGGTTAGAATAATATTTTTCACATAATAAAATAGGGGATCTGTTACGGGAGAACCCTGCCCGTCAATGGTATTGATCAGCGTTCCGGAATAAGAATTATTAAAAGCTACTTTTCCGTCCGTATCCGTAGCAAGATAGTAATTTCCTCTGATCATCGTACGGATCATGGTATCGGTTCCGATAGTTTTTCCTGCAGCAGGCTGTGCCCCATCCCTGATGATATAGATAACTCCTGATGGAAGTTTTACAGGATTGAGTTCAGAAAGCTTTTTGTAATTGTCATCAGTAGCATCTGTACTGCTGAAGGCTTTTATATTCCCTTGGGTATCCAGATAATTCTCATCCATAAACTTCTGGATGGCCTGCTCATCATATGAGTTTCTGACTGAGATGTCTTCCGGCTCCACAAAAGTTTCGGTTTCATCATCCTTTTTACAGGCAGAGAAACACAAAGATCCTGCAAGGATATATAAAAATATTTTTTTCATTTCAAAAACTTTAATTACTTTACAAATAATATAACGGCAAAAGTATAAAAAAATATGAGAATAGATAAATTTTTATGGAGTATTCGCTTCTATAAAACGAGAACGGTTTCTGCGGATGAAATTAAAAAGAACAGGGTTGCTATTGGTGATTCTGTAGTGAAATCATCCAAAGAGGTAAAAGAAGGAGATGTAATTAAAGTTCGAAAAAACCAGATCGACTATAAAATCAAAGTATTGCAGATTCCTAAAAGCAGGCTAGGAGCTAAACTCGTACCGCTTCATATCAAAGATGTAACGGATAAAGAACAGTATGAACTCCTGAAATTGCGTAAAGCTTCCCAGGACTATTACAGAATAAAGGGAGAAGGCAGGCCTACCAAAAAAGACAGGAGGGAAATGGATGATTATGTAGGCAATGATATTGCTTCTGACTTTACCGACTGGGATGATTTCTTCGGCGAAAAAGGAGATAGCGAAGAGGAAGAATCATAAAGCTCTACTCATAGAGCTTTTCTATGATTTCATCAACAATAGCTTCAGGCTCTCTGGCATCAGTGCTTACACTAAACTGGGATTTGCCATAGAATTCATTTCTCTCAAACAGATGTTTGGCAATGAATTCTGGCAGGTCTTCATCGGTAATGCGGGCAATCAGCGGCCTTTTGTCTTTTTGCTTAAGCAGCCTTTCAGATAAAGTAGCGACAGATGCTTTAAGGAAGATGCTTTTTGAATTATGGTTGATAATTTCCATATTATTATAGTACACAGGCGTACCTCCACCAAGGCTCAGGATAATATTTTTTTCATTAGCCAGAATTTCTTCCAGAACTTCTCTTTCCAGTTTTCTGAAGTAAATTTCTCCCTTCTTTTCAAAGATTTCAGGAATGGTTAATTTACTCCTTTTTGAAATCTCTTTATCGAGGTCAATCAGCCTAAAACCGAGTTTGTCGCTTAATATTTTGGAAATGTGAGATTTGCCGCTTCCCATGTATCCTACAAGTGAAATTATCATGAATTTTTTTTAAACAAATTTGCAAAAAAGTTTTGAGAAATAAAAAAAAGCTATATCTTTGCACCACTTAAAACAAGGGACATTACTTTAATGAAAACTTGATTAATAAAGTGACCGACTCGGTAGCTCAGCTGGTAGAGCAATACACTTTTAATGTATGGGTCCTGGGTTCGAATCCCAGCCGGGTCACAAGCAAAAAATTACTGGATTTTGTAATTTTATTTGCCTGCGTGGTGAAATTGGTAGACACGCCATCTTGAGGGGGTGGTTTCCTAAGGATGTGCTGGTTCGAGTCCAGTCGCAGGCACTGCAAAAATTTGAAATAATTAATATTGACGAATTAAAATTTATTTTATATTTATCATTATTAATTGTGGCCGACTCGGTAGCTCAGCTGGTAGAGCAATACACTTTTAATGTATGGGTCCTGGGTTCGAATCCCAGCCGGGTCACAGTTTACTGAAAAGTAAATTTTTTTCATATTAATATTTTGTGATTTGGTGTTTCAAAGGCTTCCTCAAGAAGCCTTTGATTTTTTTATGTCAATCCAGGTGCATGTTATCAATAAGCCTTATTCCGTCTACTATCACGACAATAAAAGCCCGGTAATTTTTATTTTTGTAAAAAAAATCAGTTTCTTTCAAAGTCTTTTCATCGGCAATCAGGAAATATTCCAATTCCATACCACGCTGGCTTTCAAAAATATCTTTCACCCTGTTTTTGATTTCGGCTACGGTTAATACCCTGAACCAGCCGTTAACTTCTTTTAAAGTTTCATAAATGATCCGTGACGCTTTTCTGCGTTCCGGATCAAGCCTTTGATTCCGGGAGCTTAAGGCTAGTCCGTTTTCCGCCCGGAGGATTGGTACCCCGTGAATACTTACGGGAAGTTTTTTATTTTCTACCATTTTTTTTATAATAGCCAGCTGCTGAAAATCCTTTTCTCCAAAATAGGCATTATCAGGCTTCACCTGCCTGAACAGCTCTTCAACAACCGTTCCTACACCATCGAAATGTCCCGGCCTGGATTTTCCTTCCATTTCATCTTCCAATCCGCCGAAATCATAGGATTTGCTTTCCGTTTTTTCAGGATAAATATCAGTAACCTCAGGAATGTAAACGGCATCAACCAATCCGGAATCTTCCAGCATCTTAATATCTTTCTTAATATCTCTGGGGTACTTTGCAAGATCTTCTGCATTGTTAAACTGAGTAGGATTGACGAAAACAGAAGATATGATAAGGTCATTTTTTTTCCTTGCTTCTGCATACAGGGACAGATGGCCGTCGTGTAAAGCTCCCATAGTAGGAGCAAACCCTATCCGTTTACCCATTTCTTTCTGCCGCTCAATAAAATCCTGAAGGGTTTTTTTATTTTTTAAAACTTCCATAGCATAATTATAATAGTATTTCAAAAATACTAAAAATATCATACAGTAAAGTGGGTTTTTCGTAATCCGGGCTGAGGAATTGTCGTAAAAAAGTGTTAATTAAAATTATGTTGGATGTTTTTTTGTAATTTTGCACATTAAAGCGTTTTACAAAAATTAGATAGAGTTTATGCCGAATCAAAAGATACTGTATATTACTACAGAGATGTATCCGTACCAAGAAGATACCAACATGGCTGCAGTGGTGAATAAAATGGCACTTAAAATGCACAATGAAGGCAATGATGTAAGAGTTTTTATGCCAAGATTTGGACAGATAAGTGAACGAAAATTCCAGCTTCATGAAGTCATCCGCCTTTCAGGAATGAATATTATTATCAATGATCTTGATCAGCCCTTAATTATTAAGGTAGCTTCGCTGCCGGGAGAAAGGCTTCAGGTTTATTTTATCGATAATGAAGAATATTTCAAAAGGAAACAATATTATTTCGATGACGAAGGAGCTCCTTTTCCTGATAATGATGAAAGGGCAATTTTCTTTGCAAGAGGGGTCATAGAAACGATTAAAAAGCTCAACTGGGTACCGGATGTAATTCATCTTAACGGATGGATGGCTTCTTTTGTCCCGGTTTACCTTAAAACCTATTACGAATCAGATACCTATTTTAAAGATGCCAGAATTGTACTTTCTTTATACAACGAAAAGGATGCCGAACTGGATCAGAATATCGGTGAAAAACTGGAATTCGATAATATCTCCGGGCTTAAGGCATTAGATAAGCCTACCATCCAGAGTTTTGTGATTGAAAGCATGAATTATGTGGATATGGTAGTGAAAGGAGATGAATTCCTGGAAGGAAACCTGGATACTGCTTTCAATGAAACCCCGACTCAGAAATCAGAATACCTGGATGTCGATTCAATCAATCAACTTTATTAAAAACACAGTTTAATGACTCATACGATTAAAAAAGTTTTCGCTGTAATTTTCATGGCGATTTTCGGAAGTGTATTGCTTTATAACTGCGAACCGGATCCGGATACCCTTGGAGAGCAGCTGTTTTTAGGAGATGCTGCACAGGGGAAGGTAGATTCTATGGACGTTACTGCATTCACGATCAAAAATTATGACAGTATCAGAAGTGATGCAGCGAAGCTCGATTCAGCAGTGCTCGGTGCCTTTAAGGAAGACCAGTTCGGTATGCAGAGAGCTTCTTATCTTACTCAGCTCAGGTTATCAACTTATAATCCTGATTTCGGAGCCAATGCTGTGGTAGATTCTGTTGTTCTGGTTTTAAAGCCGGAGTATGCAGCAGATTCTGTGAAAACAACGACCAATGAAGACTATATTTATCCGGACGGCAATGTAGCGGCTAAGAAAGTAGTCAATACTTATCCTGTAAGGAAATTCGGAAAAGCGAAAAAAACACTGAATATTAAAGTATATGAAGTATCGGACTTCCTGAAAGGAGCTTCAGATACTGTGAAATCTAATCAGGTCTTTGAATATAATGCTGCTAATATAGGTTCTAAAACTTTTGACGGTAATATCAATTCAGTTACCATTACAAAAGATTCCGATAATTCCTCCATATTCACATCGTCTGCACCGGGCATCAGGATTAATCTGGACAAAACTTTGTTCCAGAACAAGATTATTGCAAAAAAAGGCCAGCCGGAACTTCAGGATGCATCAAATTTCATCAGACATTTCAGAGGGCTTAGAATTGCTGTTGATGAGAATGATGGTTATTTGTTCAAATTCTCCCCAAATTCTATGGAGCTTATCATGTATTATAAATATGACAAGACAGATAACGGAACAACGACAAGGACATCTGCAAACTATGCTTTTGTTTTAGGTGCAGGAAATGTACATATCGGTCAATATGAGTATGACCGTTCGGGATCTGCCTACTCAACTGCTGCATTGGGGGATTTCAATACAGGAGCTGCCAAACTTTTTGCACAGGGAATGGGGGGGCCTTCTATAGGAATTAAAATTCCACTTGAAACAGTAAATAAATTAAAGAAATTATATCAAACTAATAAGGCAGCCATCATAAGTGCTAAAATTAGACTTTACACTGATGCTGTTTCCTGGAATAACAATTATAAAAAACCTACAGAACTAACTTTTATTCAAAAGGATAAAGACAGCAATGGTAAAGTGACTAGTGCTTTTACGGCAGATGCACTTAATTTGGCGGCAGCACCTAATTTTAGAATTTATAAATTATATAACCTTGATAAAAATCCTGCTTATTACGAATTTACTGTAACTAAATCAGTAAAAGATATTGTAGAGGGTGGAGTTGACAATACTTATAAGTATTTTAGAATAGATATCGGAAGATTTTTACCCAATGCAGCCAATACTGGACTTCAAGGTCAATCATCTACATCAAGAGCATATTCTATCAATAGAGCAGTATTTGTAGGATCAAACACTACTGATTCCAACAAAGCTCAGCTGAGAATTATTTACGGGACAAAATAAAAATAAACACAATCTAATACATTAATATAAATTATGTGCGGAATAGTAGGATATACAGGATTTCAGGATGCCTATAGTATAGTGATCAATGGTCTAAGGAGGTTGGAGTACCGCGGTTATGACAGTGCAGGAATCGTTCTTGAAAAGTCAGATAATACATTTGAGGTTCAGAAAACAAAAGGAAAGGTAGATGATCTTGTTGGTATTTCAAGCCAATTGGAAGGTACTGCCCATATAGGAATGGGCCATACCCGTTGGGCTACCCATGGTGTGCCTAGCGACAGGAATTCTCACCCGCATGTATCCAATAATGGTAAAATAGCTATTATCCATAATGGAATCATTGAAAATTATGATACCATTAAAATCATGTTGAGCGATAAAGGGTTTACTTTTCAGTCAGAGACAGATACTGAAGTATTGGTAAATCTTATCCAGTATTTTATGGATCTTAATGTGGAAATGGATTTCCCTACAGCAGTACGTTATGCCTTGAATGAGGTGTATGGAGCGTATGCTATAACCGTAATGCACGAAGACTATCCAGGGGTACTTGTCGTTGGAAGACTGGGGTCACCTTTAGCAATTGGTATCGGAGATAATGAATATTTTATTGCGTCTGATGCTTCTCCTTTCGTGGAATTTACAAAAGAAGCCATTTATCTTGAAGAAGGTCATATGGCTACCATCTCATTGGAAAATGGAGTAGATATCAGAACCATCAATGATAATTCCAAAATTGAACCTGAAATTCAGGAGCTTAAATTAAGTCTTGAACAGATTGAAAAAGGAGGTTTTGAACATTTTATGCTTAAAGAAATCTTCGAGCAGCCAAAATCCATCCATGACACCATGCGAGGCAGGCTTCTGGTAGAGGAAGGCATTATAAAAATGGCGGGTATCTGGGACCATCTTGAGCGTTTTAAGAATGCCAACAGAATTATCATTATCGCCTGTGGAACTTCCTGGCATGCCGGTCTTATCGGAGAATATCTTATTGAAGAATATGCAAGAATACCGGTTGAGGTAGAATATGCATCAGAGTTCAGATATAGAAATCCAATTATTACGGATAAAGATGTAGTCATTGCTATTTCTCAGTCCGGAGAAACTGCCGATACGATGGCCGCTTTGAAACTGGCTAAAGAAAGAGGTGCTTTCATTTATGGTATCTGTAATGTGGTGGATTCTTCAATTGCCAGGATTACCGATGCCGGTTCTTATACTCATGCAGGTCCTGAAATCGGTGTAGCTTCCACAAAAGCATTTACGGCACAGCTGACGATTCTCAGCCTAATTGCATTAAAGCTCGGTAAGCATAACGGGAACTTAGGTAATGCAGATTTTATGAGCCTGATCGCGGAACTGGACGCACTTCCTAAAAAAATTGAAGAAGTATTGGAGTCTACTCACGAGCTGACACAAGCCATTGCAAAAGATTTTATTAGTGCCACCAATTTCCTTTACTTAGGAAGAGGATACAATTATCCGGCAGCATTGGAAGGAGCATTGAAGCTTAAAGAAATTTCTTATATCCATGCTGAAGGCTATCCGGCCGCAGAAATGAAACATGGACCTATTGCACTGATTGATGAAAACATGCCAATTGTTATTATTGCTCCAAAGAAAGGGCACTATGATAAAATTGTAAGCAATGTTCAGGAAATTAAAGCAAGAAAAGGAAAGGTAATCGCAGTAGTTAATAAAGGAGATCAGCAGGTAAGTGCAATGGCAGACTATGTTATCGAGATCCCTGAAACTTCAGAATGTTTCTCACCTATCGTGGCTTCCGTACCTCTGCAGCTATTGGCTTATTACATTGCAGTATACCGCGGAGCAAATGTTGATCAGCCGAGAAACCTTGCAAAATCCGTCACTGTAGAATAAAAACAATGCACAAATAAAATAAATTTAGATTTCCTCCGTTATTTCAAAAAAAATCTTAAAAGTTTCTTAAAAAAATTATATATTTACGGCTTAATTATAAAAATTAACATGAAAAGGATATTTCTTTTATTAGTGTCTGCGTCGGTAGCATCGGTATCTTGTTCAGGTGGAGGATCTTCTTCCGTTGGTAAACCGGGAACAAAAGGAGAATTGATACCTAGAGAAAAAACGAAATCATTTGTTGCAGAAAGACCTTACGGTATGGTTGCAATTCCTGCAGGATCATTCGTTGCAGGTCTCGCTGATCAGGATCCTACAAATACTCCTGAAAAAGCGGCTCTGAAAACGGTTACTGTTTCTTCTTTCTTTATGGATGAAGCGGAAACTACCAATGCAGAATACAGAGTATTTATCAATTATGTAAGAGATTCTATCGCGAGAACTATGCTTGCTGAAGCTGCCGGAGAAGGAGGAGAAGGTAAAGGAAGAGGAACAAGCATCGGTGATTATGCATATCTTGCACAAAAAGAAGAAAACTTAACACCATATCAGGAATATCTTGAA is part of the Chryseobacterium camelliae genome and encodes:
- the panC gene encoding pantoate--beta-alanine ligase, coding for MEVLKNKKTLQDFIERQKEMGKRIGFAPTMGALHDGHLSLYAEARKKNDLIISSVFVNPTQFNNAEDLAKYPRDIKKDIKMLEDSGLVDAVYIPEVTDIYPEKTESKSYDFGGLEDEMEGKSRPGHFDGVGTVVEELFRQVKPDNAYFGEKDFQQLAIIKKMVENKKLPVSIHGVPILRAENGLALSSRNQRLDPERRKASRIIYETLKEVNGWFRVLTVAEIKNRVKDIFESQRGMELEYFLIADEKTLKETDFFYKNKNYRAFIVVIVDGIRLIDNMHLD
- a CDS encoding DUF4270 family protein — its product is MTHTIKKVFAVIFMAIFGSVLLYNCEPDPDTLGEQLFLGDAAQGKVDSMDVTAFTIKNYDSIRSDAAKLDSAVLGAFKEDQFGMQRASYLTQLRLSTYNPDFGANAVVDSVVLVLKPEYAADSVKTTTNEDYIYPDGNVAAKKVVNTYPVRKFGKAKKTLNIKVYEVSDFLKGASDTVKSNQVFEYNAANIGSKTFDGNINSVTITKDSDNSSIFTSSAPGIRINLDKTLFQNKIIAKKGQPELQDASNFIRHFRGLRIAVDENDGYLFKFSPNSMELIMYYKYDKTDNGTTTRTSANYAFVLGAGNVHIGQYEYDRSGSAYSTAALGDFNTGAAKLFAQGMGGPSIGIKIPLETVNKLKKLYQTNKAAIISAKIRLYTDAVSWNNNYKKPTELTFIQKDKDSNGKVTSAFTADALNLAAAPNFRIYKLYNLDKNPAYYEFTVTKSVKDIVEGGVDNTYKYFRIDIGRFLPNAANTGLQGQSSTSRAYSINRAVFVGSNTTDSNKAQLRIIYGTK
- a CDS encoding glycogen/starch synthase, with amino-acid sequence MPNQKILYITTEMYPYQEDTNMAAVVNKMALKMHNEGNDVRVFMPRFGQISERKFQLHEVIRLSGMNIIINDLDQPLIIKVASLPGERLQVYFIDNEEYFKRKQYYFDDEGAPFPDNDERAIFFARGVIETIKKLNWVPDVIHLNGWMASFVPVYLKTYYESDTYFKDARIVLSLYNEKDAELDQNIGEKLEFDNISGLKALDKPTIQSFVIESMNYVDMVVKGDEFLEGNLDTAFNETPTQKSEYLDVDSINQLY
- a CDS encoding RNA-binding S4 domain-containing protein; translation: MRIDKFLWSIRFYKTRTVSADEIKKNRVAIGDSVVKSSKEVKEGDVIKVRKNQIDYKIKVLQIPKSRLGAKLVPLHIKDVTDKEQYELLKLRKASQDYYRIKGEGRPTKKDRREMDDYVGNDIASDFTDWDDFFGEKGDSEEEES
- a CDS encoding shikimate kinase, which encodes MIISLVGYMGSGKSHISKILSDKLGFRLIDLDKEISKRSKLTIPEIFEKKGEIYFRKLEREVLEEILANEKNIILSLGGGTPVYYNNMEIINHNSKSIFLKASVATLSERLLKQKDKRPLIARITDEDLPEFIAKHLFERNEFYGKSQFSVSTDAREPEAIVDEIIEKLYE
- a CDS encoding FMN-binding glutamate synthase family protein, yielding MRDKFLLWGAIIVAIAWAVAFLIRADWWIPFFLTIIYAIGVYNVTQTKHAILRNFPVLGYFRYFFESISPEMQQYFIERETDGKPFPRNQRSAVYRRAKNLGDTVPFGTQLEVNHRKYEGIKHSIYAKMPSEELPRVWVGGEQCTQPYHASLLNISAMSFGALSDRAQIALNRGAKKGNFYHNTGEGGISPYHMEGGDLCWQIGTGYFGCRDDEGEFNPDLFKKYSTLPNVKMIEIKLSQGAKPGHGGVLPGVKNTPEIAKIRHVTPGITVLSPPAHSAFSDAAGLLRFVHQLRDLSGGKPVGFKLCIGDTKEFEDICVQMNVLKIYPDFITVDGAEGGTGAAPPEFSDGVGMPLEPALIYVNKILSRYNVRKKLRVIASGKVLTSLDILRAVAMGADMCNNARGFMFSLGCIQALRCNNNKCPTGVATQDKMLIKGLDVTDKSERVYHFHKNTLHTCNELIAAAGRSSYEEVDANMFMRGDEFDHLSDLFFPDVLGNVRQHAKY
- the glmS gene encoding glutamine--fructose-6-phosphate transaminase (isomerizing) — protein: MCGIVGYTGFQDAYSIVINGLRRLEYRGYDSAGIVLEKSDNTFEVQKTKGKVDDLVGISSQLEGTAHIGMGHTRWATHGVPSDRNSHPHVSNNGKIAIIHNGIIENYDTIKIMLSDKGFTFQSETDTEVLVNLIQYFMDLNVEMDFPTAVRYALNEVYGAYAITVMHEDYPGVLVVGRLGSPLAIGIGDNEYFIASDASPFVEFTKEAIYLEEGHMATISLENGVDIRTINDNSKIEPEIQELKLSLEQIEKGGFEHFMLKEIFEQPKSIHDTMRGRLLVEEGIIKMAGIWDHLERFKNANRIIIIACGTSWHAGLIGEYLIEEYARIPVEVEYASEFRYRNPIITDKDVVIAISQSGETADTMAALKLAKERGAFIYGICNVVDSSIARITDAGSYTHAGPEIGVASTKAFTAQLTILSLIALKLGKHNGNLGNADFMSLIAELDALPKKIEEVLESTHELTQAIAKDFISATNFLYLGRGYNYPAALEGALKLKEISYIHAEGYPAAEMKHGPIALIDENMPIVIIAPKKGHYDKIVSNVQEIKARKGKVIAVVNKGDQQVSAMADYVIEIPETSECFSPIVASVPLQLLAYYIAVYRGANVDQPRNLAKSVTVE